In Geminocystis sp. NIES-3708, a single window of DNA contains:
- the miaB gene encoding tRNA (N6-isopentenyl adenosine(37)-C2)-methylthiotransferase MiaB, whose translation MTDKKRLYNIVTFGCQMNKADSERMGGILENMGFEFTEDPNNANLIVYNTCTIRDNAEQKVYSYLGRQAKRKHQEADFTLVVAGCVAQQEGEKLLRRVPELDLVMGPQHANRLDSLLEQVFAGNQIVATDPIHIYEDITKPRRESEISAWVNIIYGCNERCSYCVVPNVRGVEQSRTPESIKAEIEEIARQGYKEVTLLGQNIDAYGRDLPGTTETGRNLHTFTDLLYYIHDVEGIERIRFATSHPRYFTERLIQACHELPKVCEHFHIPFQSGDNDILKAMKRGYTHERYRDIITKIRHYMPHASISADAIVGFPGETEAQFQNTLTLVDDIGFDQLNTAAYSPRPNTPAALWDNQISEEEKSDRLQRLNHLVSVKAAQRSQRYLNLVEKVLVEDVNPKDNTQVMGRTDGNRLTFFAGDIQKLKGKIIPVKITEVRPFSLTGEALSLVTR comes from the coding sequence ATGACTGATAAAAAACGTCTCTATAATATCGTTACTTTTGGTTGTCAGATGAATAAAGCAGACTCTGAACGCATGGGCGGTATTTTAGAAAATATGGGTTTTGAATTTACCGAAGACCCTAATAACGCTAATCTTATTGTTTATAATACTTGCACCATTAGAGATAATGCCGAGCAAAAAGTTTATTCTTATTTAGGCAGACAAGCAAAACGGAAACACCAAGAAGCGGATTTTACTTTAGTTGTAGCTGGATGTGTAGCTCAACAGGAAGGAGAAAAATTATTACGTCGTGTGCCTGAATTAGACTTGGTTATGGGACCACAACACGCTAATCGTTTAGATAGTTTATTAGAACAAGTTTTTGCTGGTAATCAAATTGTAGCAACTGATCCTATACATATTTATGAAGATATTACTAAGCCTCGCCGTGAAAGTGAAATTTCTGCATGGGTAAATATTATTTATGGTTGTAATGAAAGATGTAGCTACTGTGTTGTGCCAAATGTAAGAGGTGTAGAACAATCTCGCACCCCTGAATCTATCAAAGCTGAAATTGAAGAGATTGCCCGTCAAGGTTATAAAGAAGTAACGTTATTAGGTCAAAATATTGATGCCTATGGGCGAGATTTACCCGGCACGACGGAAACAGGACGCAATTTACATACTTTTACGGATTTACTTTATTACATTCATGATGTGGAAGGCATTGAGCGTATTCGTTTTGCCACTTCTCACCCCCGTTATTTTACAGAGCGATTAATTCAGGCTTGTCACGAATTACCCAAAGTTTGCGAACATTTTCATATTCCCTTTCAATCGGGAGATAATGACATTCTTAAGGCTATGAAACGAGGTTATACCCATGAGCGTTATAGGGATATTATTACTAAAATTCGTCATTATATGCCCCATGCTTCTATTAGTGCCGATGCCATTGTCGGTTTTCCGGGAGAAACTGAAGCACAATTTCAGAATACTCTAACTTTAGTGGATGATATTGGTTTTGATCAACTAAATACCGCTGCTTATTCTCCTCGTCCAAATACTCCCGCCGCATTATGGGATAATCAAATTAGTGAAGAAGAAAAAAGTGATCGCTTACAACGGTTAAATCATTTAGTATCAGTAAAGGCAGCGCAAAGATCTCAACGATACTTAAATCTTGTGGAAAAAGTCTTAGTAGAAGATGTTAATCCTAAAGATAACACTCAGGTAATGGGTAGAACCGATGGTAATCGATTAACCTTTTTTGCAGGAGACATACAAAAATTGAAGGGCAAAATTATTCCTGTGAAAATAACGGAAGTTCGTCCTTTTAGTTTAACGGGTGAAGCCTTATCCTTAGTAACAAGATAA
- a CDS encoding energy-coupling factor ABC transporter ATP-binding protein, whose product MKKSEFAIVVENLSFGWNPQTNILNSCNLHVPKGQFWMLLGNNGCGKSTLLRLLAGLLIPDSGTVKTEPPLGFVFQNPDHQLVMPTVAADIAFGLVEEKLNLSQVKLRVQEALTAVNLLELERRPIYALSGGQKQRIAIAGAIARHCQVLLLDEPTALLDPDTQIELVALVQKLVKERGMTALWVTHRLEELNYADGYFLLKQGEVVSQGNPQELFEKMWQ is encoded by the coding sequence TTGAAGAAATCTGAATTTGCGATCGTTGTTGAGAATTTGAGTTTTGGTTGGAATCCTCAAACTAATATTTTAAACTCATGTAATCTCCATGTCCCAAAAGGACAGTTTTGGATGTTGTTAGGTAATAATGGCTGTGGAAAGTCAACTCTTTTGAGATTATTAGCTGGTTTATTAATTCCTGATAGTGGTACAGTAAAAACCGAGCCTCCTTTAGGATTTGTATTTCAAAATCCAGATCATCAATTAGTGATGCCCACTGTTGCGGCAGATATAGCTTTCGGATTGGTAGAGGAAAAACTAAACCTATCCCAAGTCAAATTAAGGGTACAAGAAGCATTAACAGCGGTTAATCTTTTGGAATTAGAACGTCGTCCCATTTACGCTTTAAGCGGTGGGCAAAAACAACGTATTGCCATTGCCGGTGCTATTGCTCGTCATTGTCAAGTATTATTATTAGATGAACCGACTGCATTATTAGATCCCGATACTCAAATAGAATTAGTCGCCTTAGTACAAAAATTGGTCAAAGAAAGAGGAATGACTGCATTATGGGTAACTCATCGTTTAGAAGAATTAAACTATGCTGATGGTTATTTTTTATTAAAACAAGGAGAAGTCGTAAGTCAGGGTAATCCACAAGAACTATTTGAAAAGATGTGGCAATAA
- the psbD gene encoding photosystem II D2 protein (photosystem q(a) protein): MTIAVGRVPERGLFDTLDDWLKRDRFVFVGWSGILLFPCAYLALGGWLTGTTFVTSWYTHGLASSYLEGANFLTVAVSSPADVFGHSLLFLWGPEAQGSLTRWFQIGGLWPFVALHGAFALIGFMLRQFEISRLVGIRPYNAIAFSGPIAVFVSVFLMYPLGQSSWFFAPSFGVAGIFRFILFLQGFHNWTLNPFHMMGVAGILGGALLCAIHGATVENTLFQDGEQANTFRAFEPTQAEETYSMVTANRFWSQIFGIAFSNKRWLHFFMLFVPVTGLWMSSIGIVGLAFNLRAYDFVSQELRAAEDPEFETFYTKNILLNEGLRAWMAPQDQPHEKFVFPEEVLPRGNAL, translated from the coding sequence ATGACCATTGCAGTCGGACGTGTGCCGGAAAGAGGGTTATTTGATACCCTTGATGACTGGCTCAAAAGAGATAGATTTGTCTTTGTTGGTTGGTCTGGTATCCTACTATTCCCTTGTGCTTATTTAGCATTAGGTGGTTGGTTAACTGGTACTACCTTCGTTACTTCTTGGTACACCCATGGTTTAGCTAGTTCCTACCTTGAAGGTGCTAACTTCTTAACTGTAGCTGTCTCGTCTCCTGCTGATGTTTTTGGACACTCCTTACTGTTTTTGTGGGGTCCTGAAGCTCAAGGCAGTTTAACTCGCTGGTTTCAAATCGGTGGTTTGTGGCCTTTCGTCGCATTACACGGAGCTTTTGCTTTAATTGGCTTCATGTTGCGTCAATTTGAGATTTCTCGTCTTGTAGGGATTCGTCCTTATAATGCCATCGCTTTCTCTGGTCCTATTGCTGTATTTGTAAGTGTTTTCTTAATGTATCCCCTCGGACAATCTAGCTGGTTTTTTGCTCCTTCTTTTGGAGTAGCAGGAATTTTCCGCTTTATCTTGTTCTTACAAGGATTTCATAACTGGACACTCAACCCCTTCCATATGATGGGTGTGGCAGGAATTTTAGGTGGTGCATTACTTTGTGCTATTCATGGTGCAACGGTAGAAAACACCTTATTCCAAGATGGTGAACAGGCAAACACTTTCCGCGCGTTTGAACCTACCCAAGCTGAAGAAACCTACTCCATGGTAACAGCTAACCGTTTCTGGTCTCAAATTTTTGGTATCGCATTCTCCAACAAACGTTGGTTACACTTCTTCATGTTGTTTGTACCTGTTACTGGTTTGTGGATGAGTTCCATTGGTATCGTTGGTTTAGCTTTTAACCTCCGTGCTTATGACTTCGTCTCTCAAGAATTAAGAGCGGCGGAAGATCCTGAATTTGAAACTTTCTACACCAAAAATATTTTGTTGAATGAAGGTTTACGTGCATGGATGGCACCTCAAGATCAACCCCACGAAAAATTTGTCTTCCCTGAAGAAGTATTACCACGTGGTAACGCTCTCTAA
- the rimO gene encoding 30S ribosomal protein S12 methylthiotransferase RimO: protein MGNKPTIAVSHLGCEKNRIDSEHMLGLLAQSGYPIDNTEELADYVIVNTCSFIESARQESVRTLVELAENQKKIIISGCMAQHFQEELLAELPEAVAIVGTGDYQNIVDVIKRVEAGERVKAVSAQPTFIADENIPRYRTTTEGVAYLRVAEGCDYRCAFCIIPHLRGNQRSRTIESIVAEAQQLAEQGVKELILISQITTNYGVDLYGEPKLAELLRALGKVDIPWIRIHYAYPTGLTDKVIEAMRETHNILPYLDLPLQHSHPDILKSMNRPWQGKVNDEIINRIKLALPNAVMRTTFIVGFPGETEEHFEHLLQFVKRHEFDHVGVFTFSPEEGTKAYDLENQVSDDIKEDRRNRLMELQQPIAARKNQTEVGKVVSVLIEQENPSTGELIGRSSRFAPEVDGLVYVTGEAILGSIMPVRITSADIYDLYGEIEIGKDARG, encoded by the coding sequence ATGGGCAATAAGCCAACCATCGCCGTTTCTCACTTAGGATGCGAAAAAAATAGAATCGATTCTGAACATATGCTAGGGTTACTAGCCCAATCAGGTTATCCCATCGATAATACCGAAGAGTTAGCCGATTATGTGATTGTAAATACCTGTAGCTTCATTGAGTCTGCTCGTCAAGAATCCGTTAGAACTTTAGTCGAATTAGCAGAAAACCAGAAAAAAATCATCATCTCTGGTTGTATGGCACAGCATTTTCAAGAAGAGTTATTAGCAGAATTGCCCGAAGCCGTGGCGATCGTTGGTACAGGTGACTACCAAAATATTGTCGATGTCATTAAAAGAGTCGAAGCAGGAGAAAGAGTCAAAGCCGTTTCAGCACAACCAACTTTTATCGCCGATGAAAATATTCCCCGCTATCGTACCACAACTGAAGGAGTTGCTTACCTTCGAGTTGCAGAAGGTTGCGATTATCGTTGTGCTTTTTGCATTATTCCTCATTTACGGGGTAATCAACGATCAAGAACTATTGAATCTATCGTCGCAGAAGCACAACAACTAGCAGAACAAGGAGTAAAAGAACTAATCTTAATCTCTCAGATTACTACTAATTATGGTGTTGATTTATATGGTGAACCTAAATTAGCAGAGTTGCTCAGGGCTTTAGGTAAGGTTGATATTCCTTGGATTCGCATTCATTATGCCTACCCCACAGGGTTAACGGATAAAGTAATCGAAGCGATGAGAGAAACTCATAATATTTTGCCTTATTTAGATTTACCTTTACAACATTCTCACCCTGACATTTTAAAGAGCATGAATCGCCCTTGGCAGGGAAAAGTTAATGATGAAATTATCAACAGGATTAAACTGGCTTTACCAAATGCAGTAATGCGTACAACTTTTATTGTGGGTTTTCCTGGAGAAACAGAGGAGCATTTTGAACATTTATTACAATTTGTGAAAAGACACGAATTCGATCATGTCGGAGTGTTTACTTTTTCTCCCGAAGAAGGCACAAAAGCCTATGATTTAGAGAATCAAGTATCTGATGACATCAAAGAAGATCGCCGTAATCGTTTAATGGAGTTACAACAACCCATCGCCGCTCGAAAAAATCAGACTGAAGTAGGTAAAGTTGTATCTGTGTTAATCGAACAAGAAAATCCTAGTACTGGTGAATTAATTGGTCGTTCCTCTCGTTTTGCCCCAGAAGTTGATGGTTTAGTCTATGTAACAGGAGAAGCTATTTTAGGTTCGATCATGCCTGTGAGAATTACATCGGCTGATATTTATGATCTTTACGGTGAAATTGAGATAGGGAAGGATGCTAGAGGCTAA
- the pheA gene encoding prephenate dehydratase, producing the protein MTKIIAYLGPKGTYSEVATLCYGKYLQEKKLIQSELVPIVSISQTLRTLAKGDADIAVVPVENSIEGTVAITLDTLWELEGLHIQLGLTIPIIHNLLSRGRSLEGIKTVYSHPQALAQCQKWLEKNLPQAQLIPTNSTTEALHHLNQEPTAGAISSLRAAQLYDLPIKVSNLNDYADNCTRFWVISKEPHDHGNNVSLAFAFEANLPGVLVKPLQIFADKEINLTKIESRPTKRSLGEYLFFVDLQGDTTQTPIKSALQELSSLTKVLKVFGNYDILNIDHQQLNNIS; encoded by the coding sequence ATGACAAAAATTATTGCCTATTTAGGACCCAAAGGAACTTATTCAGAAGTAGCTACTCTTTGCTATGGTAAATATTTACAAGAAAAAAAACTTATACAATCTGAGTTAGTACCAATAGTTAGTATTTCTCAAACTTTGCGAACGTTGGCAAAAGGTGATGCTGATATTGCTGTTGTGCCCGTTGAGAATTCTATAGAAGGTACAGTAGCAATTACTCTTGATACTCTTTGGGAACTGGAAGGGCTACATATTCAACTAGGCTTAACTATTCCAATCATACATAATTTACTATCGAGAGGGCGATCGCTAGAAGGTATTAAAACTGTTTATTCTCATCCTCAAGCCTTAGCCCAATGCCAGAAATGGCTAGAGAAAAATTTACCTCAAGCACAATTAATTCCCACCAATTCCACCACAGAAGCCTTGCATCATCTTAATCAAGAACCAACGGCTGGAGCTATTTCCTCTTTACGAGCTGCCCAATTATATGATTTACCTATCAAAGTGTCTAATCTAAACGATTATGCTGACAACTGTACTCGTTTTTGGGTTATCAGTAAAGAACCTCATGATCATGGTAATAACGTATCTTTAGCCTTTGCTTTTGAAGCAAATCTTCCAGGTGTATTAGTTAAACCTTTACAAATTTTTGCGGATAAAGAAATTAATTTAACGAAAATAGAATCAAGACCTACAAAACGTTCTTTAGGAGAATACTTATTTTTTGTTGATTTACAAGGAGATACAACCCAAACACCTATCAAGTCAGCTTTACAAGAATTATCTTCTTTAACTAAAGTCTTAAAGGTTTTTGGTAATTATGACATTCTCAACATCGATCATCAACAGTTGAATAATATTTCTTGA